A DNA window from Hevea brasiliensis isolate MT/VB/25A 57/8 chromosome 2, ASM3005281v1, whole genome shotgun sequence contains the following coding sequences:
- the LOC110653475 gene encoding cyclic pyranopterin monophosphate synthase, mitochondrial translates to MFLRRAAAALPHSRRFLAAKNTHDLASAVLELNKEMESVFGELPSDGLDGSINNDFMPREPQFTPHGLASSTSNDYLAQDLESQSVSQNMNQNAPRLTHVGSTGEAQMVDVSPKEASKRTAIASCKVILGKKVFDMVLANQMSKGDVLTVAKIAGINGAKHTSSLIPLCHNITLSHVRVDLILNPDDYSVEIEGEAASTGTTGVEMEALTAVTTAGLTVYDMCKAASKRIQITKVQLESKTGGKSGDWNRNTTIPMYMSMKNEKMRKKNINLRRFILLTLRHVERLNLPEGMVIERVASCFNCRSIVVGTERQAEGELCFHVGISTTDAMAHTAKEILKSKFMEFEESQFFLKFHKGWAKVCESITEQDKRPSVWGQYTLEEILELGRASRTHTRIQIVKSSSC, encoded by the exons ATGTTTCTTCGGCGAGCTGCAGCAGCATTGCCTCACTCAAGAAGGTTTCTTGCTGCTAAAAATACTCACGATCTTGCAAGTGCCGTCCTGGAGCTGAATAAG GAAATGGAATCTGTCTTTGGTGAACTTCCTTCTGATGGACTTGATGGTTCTATCAATAATGATTTTATGCCACGAGAACCACAGTTCACTCCTCATGGACTTGCTAGTTCTACAAGTAATGACTATTTGGCGCAGGATCTAGAATCCCAATCTGTATCTCAGAACATGAATCAAAATGCACCTAGGTTGACTCATGTTGGTAGTACAGGAGAAGCACAAATGGTGGATGTGTCTCCCAAAGAAGCTAGTAAGAGAACCGCCATTGCTAGTTGCAAGGTAATTCTGGGCAAGAAAGTGTTTGATATGGTTTTAGCCAACCAAATGTCAAAAGGAGATGTTCTTACTGTTGCCAAAATAGCTGGCATAAATGGAGCAAAGCACACAAGCAGCCTCATCCCACTTTGTCACAATATCACCCTATCTCATGTTCGTGTAGATCTAATATTGAATCCAGACGATTACAGTGTTGAGATTGAAGGAGAAGCTGCATCTACTGGGACAACAGGTGTTGAAATGGAGGCACTGACAGCTGTAACCACAGCTGGCCTGACAGTGTATGATATGTGCAAGGCTGCTTCCAAAAGAATCCAGATAACAAAAGTACAGCTTGAGTCTAAAACTGGTGGGAAGAGTGGGGACTGGAATCGAAACACGACCATACCAATGTATATGTCAATGAAAAATGAGAAAATGCGAAAAAAGAACATAAACCTACGGAGGTTTATCCTCTTAACTCTAAGACATGTTGAGAGACTGAATTTACCTGAAGGTATGGTAATAGAGAGAGTAGCATCGTGCTTTAATTGTCGATCAATTGTTGTTGGTACTGAGAGACAAGCAGAAGGTGAACTCTGCTTTCATGTAGGGATTTCAACAACGGATGCCATGGCGCATACTGCAAAAGAAATACTTAAATCTAAATTTATGGAATTTGAGGAATCTCAGTTTTTTCTCAAGTTTCATAAGGGATGGGCAAAGGTTTGCGAAAGTATAACAGAGCAAGACAAACGTCCAAGTGTTTGGGGGCAGTATACCTTGGAAGAAATATTGGAGCTAGGTCGAGCTAGTAGGACTCATACGAGGATCCAGATAGTCAAGAGCAGCAGTTGTTGA
- the LOC110653613 gene encoding cytochrome P450 703A2 gives MDFFAFSSILLCVVLIANLLQWRKPNSKRLPPGPPRWPVFGNLLQLGQLPHRDLASLCDEYGPLVYLRLGSVDAITTNDPEIIREILLRQDEVFASRPRTLAADHLAYGCGDVALAPLGPNWKRMRRICMEQLLTTKRLDSFAKHRAEEAQHLVRDVWAQAQTGKSVNLREMLGAFSMNNVTRMLLGKQYFGAESAGPQEAMEFMHVTHELFRLLGVIYLGDYLPFWRWIDPYGCENQMREVEKRVDNFHSKIIEEHRRARQAKQGEEVGEGEMDFVDVLLSLPGKDGKEHMDDVEIKALIQDMIAAATDTSAVTNEWAMAEVIKHPHVLNKIQEELDYAVGPDRMVTESDLPHLNYLRCVVRETFRMHPAGPFLIPHQSLRATTINGYHIPAKTRVFINAHGLGRNTNVWADVEEFRPERHWLEDGSRVEISHGADFKILPFSAGKRKCPGAPLGVTLVLMALARLFHAFDWAPPKGLRHEDIDTTEVYGMTMPKAKPLLALARPRLADHMYQ, from the exons ATGGATTTCTTTGCCTTCTCTTCAATCCTTCTATGTGTAGTGCTTATTGCTAACCTCCTTCAATGGCGAAAGCCAAACTCCAAAAGGCTTCCTCCAGGCCCGCCAAGATGGCCAGTATTCGGTAACCTTCTTCAATTGGGCCAATTACCTCATAGGGACTTGGCATCTTTGTGTGATGAATATGGGCCACTCGTATACCTCCGCCTTGGCAGCGTTGATGCTATCACCACCAATGATCCTGAAATCATACGCGAAATACTCCTTCGCCAGGATGAAGTCTTTGCTTCCCGGCCACGGACTCTTGCCGCTGACCATCTAGCGTATGGGTGTGGAGATGTAGCGTTAGCCCCATTAGGCCCAAATTGGAAGCGAATGAGGAGAATTTGTATGGAACAACTACTAACAACCAAGAGGCTCGATTCTTTCGCCAAACACCGTGCCGAGGAAGCCCAGCATTTAGTGCGAGATGTTTGGGCACAGGCCCAGACTGGAAAGTCAGTGAACTTGAGAGAAATGCTGGGTGCATTTTCTATGAACAATGTGACTCGAATGTTGCTAGGGAAGCAATACTTCGGAGCTGAATCAGCAGGTCCCCAAGAGGCCATGGAGTTCATGCATGTAACCCATGAGTTATTTAGGCTTTTAGGTGTAATATATTTGGGTGATTATTTGCCATTTTGGAGGTGGATTGACCCTTATGGGTGTGAGAACCAAATGAGGGAAGTGGAGAAAAGAGTGGATAATTTTCACTCCAAGATTATTGAAGAACATAGAAGGGCAAGGCAGGCGAAGCAGGGAGAGGAAGTTGGAGAAGGAGAAATGGATTTCGTTGATGTTTTATTATCATTGCCAGGCAAAGATGGCAAGGAGCACATGGATGATGTAGAGATCAAAGCTCTGATTCAG GATATGATAGCCGCTGCAACAGATACTTCAGCTGTAACTAACGAATGGGCCATGGCAGAGGTGATCAAGCATCCACATGTCCTCAATAAGATACAAGAGGAGCTTGATTATGCTGTTGGCCCTGATAGGATGGTGACAGAATCTGATTTGCCCCATCTCAACTACCTACGTTGTGTTGTACGTGAAACGTTCCGTATGCATCCAGCTGGGCCCTTTCTAATCCCACATCAGTCCCTACGTGCCACCACAATCAATGGCTATCATATCCCCGCTAAGACTCGTGTCTTCATTAATGCTCATGGACTAGGCCGAAACACCAATGTATGGGCTGATGTGGAGGAGTTTAGGCCCGAAAGGCATTGGCTGGAAGATGGAAGTCGAGTGGAGATAAGCCATGGAGCTGACTTCAAGATATTGCCATTCAGCGCCGGAAAAAGGAAGTGTCCTGGTGCCCCGCTTGGGGTTACTTTGGTGCTCATGGCTTTGGCTCGGCTCTTTCACGCCTTTGATTGGGCTCCCCCAAAGGGGCTAAGGCACGAGGATATTGATACCACTGAGGTTTATGGCATGACAATGCCCAAAGCCAAGCCCTTATTGGCATTGGCCAGGCCACGTTTGGCAGATCATATGTATCAAtga
- the LOC110653492 gene encoding uncharacterized protein LOC110653492 isoform X1: MEPEIQLKIQEAVFDILKKADMDEMTEFKVRVAASERLGFDLSDIHCKRFIRGLVESFLLSTMEVGAEDGKEADAMDGVQVKTREMAREGQEAMHEKEFDGMGNHIICKLSKKRNVVIQDFKGKSSVWIREFYHKDGRQVPTNKGISLTPEQWSAFRKSVPLIEEAIIKMTSNLRQISNTATSSTRRLNGEASNLATASMPHNEQVSTSVTNSTPNEHNGQVTDSVIASSLREFIPFDINRFDGKNYQFWAPHMELFLNKLKIAYVLTDPCPTVAIRPEASAEEIAQAKAAEKKWFNDDHLCRHNILSSLSDALYYQYSKKTKSARELWEELKLVYLYEEFGKKRSQVRNYIEFQIVDERPVLDQVQELNNIADSIVASGMFFDEKFHVSAIISKLPPSWKGFCIKLMCEEYLPFRMLMDHVRMEEESRNQEKQLESSNSACFNHAKNLGPRMKDMKKPRMNGKRLETERDNKALVCHFCEKRGHISKHCRNRKFEKEANEKLDEEKL, encoded by the exons ATGGAGCCAGAAATTCAGCTGAAAATTCAGGAAGCAGTATTCGACATACTAAAGAAAGCTGACATGGACGAGATGACTGAGTTCAAGGTCCGTGTCGCGGCTTCGGAGAGACTCGGTTTCGACCTATCTGATATCCACTGCAAGAGATTCATCAGAGGCTTGGTTGAATCCTTTTTGCTCTCTACAATGGAGGTAGGTGCCGAGGACGGTAAAGAGGCTGATGCCATGGATGGAGTTCAAGTGAAAACCCGAGAAATGGCGCGAGAAGGACAGGAGGCAATGCATGAGAAGGAATTTGATGGCATGGGAAATCACATTATTTGTAAG CTATCGAAGAAAAGGAACGTGGTGATTCAGGACTTTAAAGGGAAATCTTCAGTATGGATCAGGGAATTTTATCATAAAGATGGAAGACAGGTTCCTACTAATAAAG GAATTAGCTTGACACCTGAACAATGGTCAGCCTTTAGGAAGAGTGTCCCTTTAATAGAAGAAGCCATTATAAAGATGACATCCAATTTAAG GCAAATCTCTAACACGGCGACTTCCTCTACTCGCAGACTTAATGGAGAAGCCTCTAATTTGGCAACTGCTTCTATGCCGCATAATGAACAGGTCTCTACATCAGTGACTAATTCTACTCCTAATGAACATAATGGCCAAGTTACTGATTCAGTGATTGCATCTTCTCTTCGTGAATTTATTCCTTTTGACATCAATCGTTTTGATGGGAAGAATTATCAGTTCTGGGCACCCCATATGGAATTGTTCCTAAATAAATTGAAGATTGCATATGTCCTCACTGATCCATGCCCTACTGTTGCTATAAGACCAGAAGCAAGTGCTGAAGAAATTGCTCAAGCCAAAGCTGCTGAGAAGAAGTGGTTTAATGATGATCATCTGTGTCGCCACAACATCTTGTCTTCTCTATCTGATGCTCTTTATTATCAATATTCAAAGAAGACTAAGAGTGCCAGAGAACTTTGGGAAGAACTAAAATTAGTTTATCTTTATGAGGAGTTTGGAAAGAAGAGATCTCAGGTTAGAAATTACATTGAATTTCAGATAGTAGATGAAAGACCAGTTCTGGACCAAGTTCAAGAACTTAATAACATTGCAGATTCTATTGTTGCTTCTGGAATGTTTTTTGATGAGAAGTTTCATGTTAGTGCCATTATTTCCAAGCTTCCCCCATCATGGAAAGGCTTCTGCATCAAGTTAATGTGTGAGGAATATCTGCCTTTTCGGATGTTGATGGACCATGTAAGGATGGAGGAAGAGTCTCGCAACCAAGAAAAGCAACTGGAGTCTTCCAATTCTGCATGCTTTAATCATGCTAAGAATCTAGGACCAAGGATGAAAGATATGAAGAAGCCAAGAATGAATGGGAAGAGACTAGAAACAGAGAGAGATAACAAGGCCTTGGTCTGCCACTTTTGTGAGAAAAGGGGGCATATTTCTAAGCACTGTCGAAACAGGAAGTTTGAGAAGGAAGCTAATGAGAAGCTTGACGAAGAGAAATTGTAG
- the LOC110653492 gene encoding uncharacterized protein LOC110653492 isoform X2, translated as MEPEIQLKIQEAVFDILKKADMDEMTEFKVRVAASERLGFDLSDIHCKRFIRGLVESFLLSTMEVGAEDGKEADAMDGVQVKTREMAREGQEAMHEKEFDGMGNHIICKLSKKRNVVIQDFKGKSSVWIREFYHKDGRQVPTNKGISLTPEQWSAFRKSVPLIEEAIIKMTSNLRLNGEASNLATASMPHNEQVSTSVTNSTPNEHNGQVTDSVIASSLREFIPFDINRFDGKNYQFWAPHMELFLNKLKIAYVLTDPCPTVAIRPEASAEEIAQAKAAEKKWFNDDHLCRHNILSSLSDALYYQYSKKTKSARELWEELKLVYLYEEFGKKRSQVRNYIEFQIVDERPVLDQVQELNNIADSIVASGMFFDEKFHVSAIISKLPPSWKGFCIKLMCEEYLPFRMLMDHVRMEEESRNQEKQLESSNSACFNHAKNLGPRMKDMKKPRMNGKRLETERDNKALVCHFCEKRGHISKHCRNRKFEKEANEKLDEEKL; from the exons ATGGAGCCAGAAATTCAGCTGAAAATTCAGGAAGCAGTATTCGACATACTAAAGAAAGCTGACATGGACGAGATGACTGAGTTCAAGGTCCGTGTCGCGGCTTCGGAGAGACTCGGTTTCGACCTATCTGATATCCACTGCAAGAGATTCATCAGAGGCTTGGTTGAATCCTTTTTGCTCTCTACAATGGAGGTAGGTGCCGAGGACGGTAAAGAGGCTGATGCCATGGATGGAGTTCAAGTGAAAACCCGAGAAATGGCGCGAGAAGGACAGGAGGCAATGCATGAGAAGGAATTTGATGGCATGGGAAATCACATTATTTGTAAG CTATCGAAGAAAAGGAACGTGGTGATTCAGGACTTTAAAGGGAAATCTTCAGTATGGATCAGGGAATTTTATCATAAAGATGGAAGACAGGTTCCTACTAATAAAG GAATTAGCTTGACACCTGAACAATGGTCAGCCTTTAGGAAGAGTGTCCCTTTAATAGAAGAAGCCATTATAAAGATGACATCCAATTTAAG ACTTAATGGAGAAGCCTCTAATTTGGCAACTGCTTCTATGCCGCATAATGAACAGGTCTCTACATCAGTGACTAATTCTACTCCTAATGAACATAATGGCCAAGTTACTGATTCAGTGATTGCATCTTCTCTTCGTGAATTTATTCCTTTTGACATCAATCGTTTTGATGGGAAGAATTATCAGTTCTGGGCACCCCATATGGAATTGTTCCTAAATAAATTGAAGATTGCATATGTCCTCACTGATCCATGCCCTACTGTTGCTATAAGACCAGAAGCAAGTGCTGAAGAAATTGCTCAAGCCAAAGCTGCTGAGAAGAAGTGGTTTAATGATGATCATCTGTGTCGCCACAACATCTTGTCTTCTCTATCTGATGCTCTTTATTATCAATATTCAAAGAAGACTAAGAGTGCCAGAGAACTTTGGGAAGAACTAAAATTAGTTTATCTTTATGAGGAGTTTGGAAAGAAGAGATCTCAGGTTAGAAATTACATTGAATTTCAGATAGTAGATGAAAGACCAGTTCTGGACCAAGTTCAAGAACTTAATAACATTGCAGATTCTATTGTTGCTTCTGGAATGTTTTTTGATGAGAAGTTTCATGTTAGTGCCATTATTTCCAAGCTTCCCCCATCATGGAAAGGCTTCTGCATCAAGTTAATGTGTGAGGAATATCTGCCTTTTCGGATGTTGATGGACCATGTAAGGATGGAGGAAGAGTCTCGCAACCAAGAAAAGCAACTGGAGTCTTCCAATTCTGCATGCTTTAATCATGCTAAGAATCTAGGACCAAGGATGAAAGATATGAAGAAGCCAAGAATGAATGGGAAGAGACTAGAAACAGAGAGAGATAACAAGGCCTTGGTCTGCCACTTTTGTGAGAAAAGGGGGCATATTTCTAAGCACTGTCGAAACAGGAAGTTTGAGAAGGAAGCTAATGAGAAGCTTGACGAAGAGAAATTGTAG
- the LOC110653513 gene encoding transcription factor MTB1, with product MKIEIGMGGGAWNDEDRAMVAAVLGAKAFNYLISNSVSNENLLMAIGSDENLQNKLSDLVDHPNASNFSWNYAIFWQISYSKSGDWVLGWGDGSCREPREGEESEATRILNLRFEDETQQRMRKRVLQKLHTLSGESDEDNYALGLDRVTDTEMFFLASMYFSFPRGEGGPGKCFASGKHVWVADALKSGNDYCVRSFLAKSAGIQTIVLVATDVGVVELGSVRSVSENMEIVQSIRSIFSTNNAVIRAKPMVPVAAPALPVVNAKKDDNSLFSNVGTVERVEGIPKIFGQDLNHGHGHGFREKLAVRKMEERPSWDVYQNGNRLAFSGNRNGLHGSSWGHSFGLKQGSPTEVYGSQTTTNNLQEFVNGVRNQFQPQKQVQMQIDFSGATSGPSVIGRPVNVESEHSDVEASCKEERPGTADDRRPRKRGRKPANGREEPLNHVEAERQRREKLNQRFYALRAVVPNISKMDKASLLGDAIAYINELQAKLKLMEAEREKFGSTSRETSALEVNSNGKNHSQAPEVDIQASHDEVIVRVSCPLDSHPASRVIQAFKEAQVSVIDSKLAAANDTVFHTFVVKSQGSEQLTKEKLMAAFSHEPNSLQQLSSVG from the coding sequence ATGAAGATTGAGATAGGTATGGGAGGTGGGGCGTGGAACGATGAAGATAGGGCTATGGTTGCGGCTGTTTTGGGTGCAAAGGCTTTCAATTACTTGATATCAAACTCAGTCTCCAATGAGAACCTGTTAATGGCTATAGGCAGCGATGAGAATTTGCAGAACAAGCTCTCGGATCTTGTGGACCATCCCAACGCATCAAACTTCAGCTGGAATTATGCAATATTTTGGCAGATATCATATTCAAAGTCCGGTGATTGGGTTCTTGGTTGGGGAGATGGGTCCTGCCGGGAGCCCAGAGAAGGGGAAGAATCTGAAGCAACGAGAATTCTAAATCTACGCTTTGAGGATGAGACCCAACAGAGGATGAGAAAGAGAGTTCTCCAGAAGCTGCACACATTGTCCGGTGAATCAGATGAGGATAATTATGCTTTGGGATTGGACCGGGTTACTGATACTGAGATGTTCTTCTTAGCATCCATGTATTTCTCATTTCCTCGTGGAGAAGGCGGCCCAGGCAAATGTTTTGCGTCCGGGAAGCATGTGtgggttgctgatgctttgaagtCGGGGAATGATTATTGTGTGAGGTCTTTTCTTGCAAAATCTGCGGGGATTCAGACCATTGTTCTGGTGGCTACTGATGTTGGAGTTGTTGAATTGGGGTCAGTGAGATCCGTCTCTGAGAATATGGAGATAGTTCAGTCAATAAGGTCAATATTTTCGACTAATAATGCAGTTATCAGGGCCAAACCGATGGTGCCGGTAGCAGCACCGGCCTTGCCAGTGGTCAACGCGAAGAAAGACGATAATTCCCTGTTTTCCAATGTGGGTACTGTGGAGAGGGTTGAAGGAATCCCAAAGATTTTTGGGCAGGATTTGAATCATGGTCATGGACATGGTTTTAGGGAGAAACTTGCTGTTCGAAAGATGGAAGAGAGACCATCATGGGATGTTTATCAAAATGGGAATCGGCTTGCATTTTCAGGTAATCGAAATGGCCTGCATGGTTCAAGTTGGGGGCACAGTTTTGGTTTGAAACAAGGGAGTCCGACAGAGGTTTATGGCTCACAAACCACAACAAATAATCTACAAGAGTTTGTTAATGGAGTTAGAAATCAATTCCAGCCACAAAAGCAGGTGCAAATGCAAATTGATTTTTCTGGGGCAACTTCAGGGCCTTCTGTGATTGGTCGGCCTGTTAATGTGGAATCAGAGCATTCAGATGTCGAAGCTTCATGTAAAGAAGAGCGACCTGGCACGGCCGATGACAGGAGGCCTCGTAAACGGGGCAGGAAGCCagcaaatggaagagaagaaccCCTTAATCATGTTGAGGCAGAGAGGCAACGACGAGAGAAGCTAAATCAGCGATTCTATGCCTTAAGGGCCGTTGTGCCCAATATTTCAAAGATGGACAAGGCTTCTTTGTTGGGGGATGCAATTGCTTATATCAATGAGCTTCAAGCAAAGCTCAAATTAATGGAAGCAGAGAGGGAAAAATTTGGGAGCACTTCAAGAGAGACATCAGCTTTGGAGGTTAATTCAAATGGAAAAAATCATAGCCAGGCTCCTGAAGTTGACATTCAAGCTTCTCATGACGAGGTTATTGTAAGGGTGAGTTGCCCTTTAGATTCACATCCAGCTTCAAGAgtgattcaagctttcaaagaggCACAGGTCAGTGTGATCGACTCGAAACTTGCTGCAGCAAATGACACAGTGTTTCATACGTTTGTGGTCAAGTCTCAAGGATCAGAGCAACTCACAAAGGAAAAGCTAATGGCtgcattttcccatgaacccaaCTCATTACAGCAATTATCATCAGTTGGGTAG
- the LOC110653620 gene encoding uncharacterized protein LOC110653620, with protein sequence MRIRKNGKFSPLTFSHGVQQPYMCLLNQSPWDAIPFSQENFQSAIHQFERDNSFDGNGSFLDSVQAVKRENEAAVKMKVDNSETEKNQGKEKVLEDREEMEVKKEFKLKLNEGENTFCNKNKPKQAHSMYNHHLTSVKSSTSKVKFSDSGCPDLNNTPLKKSKTVLDLGRSRAAKRGRSSSSYRHEFYYYSGFGPLWGKKKDRGEGNKSKGKASEIS encoded by the exons ATGAGGATTCGCAAGAACGGCAAGTTCTCCCCTCTCACGTTCTCGCATGGAGTCCAGCAGCCATACATGTGCCTCCTAAACCAGTCGCCATGGGATGCGATTCCCTTTTCTcaagaaaattttcaatctgCAATCCACCAG TTCGAAAGAGATAACAGTTTTGATGGGAATGGGAGCTTTCTTGACTCTGTTCAGGCTGTTAAGAG AGAAAATGAGGCAGCAGTAAAGATGAAGGTCGACAATAGTGAGACAGAAAAAAACCAAGGTAAAGAAAAAGTGTTGGAAGATAGGGAAGAAATGGAAGTAAAGAAAGAATTCAAATTGAAACTCAATGAAGGAGAAAATACCTTCTGCAACAAGAACAAGCCCAAACAGGCTCACTCCATGTATAACCATCACTTAACCTCTGTCAAGTCTAGCACAAGCAAGGTCAAATTTAGTGATTCTGGTTGTCCTGATCTTAATAATACCCCTCTCAAGAAAAGCAAAACTGTTCTAGATCTAGGCCGATCAAGGGCAGCGAAGAGAGGACGGTCTTCAAGTTCATATAGGCATGAATTTTACTATTATTCAGGATTTGGACCGCTGTGGGGCAAGAAAAAAGATAGAGGAGAAGGAAATAAGAGTAAGGGCAAAGCTAGTGAGATTAGTTAG
- the LOC110653626 gene encoding ethylene-responsive transcription factor ERF023 translates to MEQPPYTEDNLNTTTTISPQARINQTSDAPRGGTRHPVYHGVRKRQWGKWVSEIREPRKKSRIWLGSFPVPEMAAKAYDVAAYCLKGCKAQLNFPDGVDDLPRPSSCTPKDIQAAAAKAAQSMIVEEKSSSSTTNSDGDGERDIDDFWSEIELPELTNCGFNWSSLAWTTFASDSTWQDGEAQQQFMACL, encoded by the coding sequence ATGGAGCAACCACCATACACTGAAGATAACCTGAACACCACCACTACCATCTCTCCACAGGCTAGAATCAACCAGACTTCCGATGCTCCTCGAGGCGGTACGCGACATCCAGTGTACCACGGCGTCAGGAAACGGCAGTGGGGCAAATGGGTGTCTGAAATTCGAGAACCTCGCAAAAAGTCACGCATTTGGCTAGGCTCGTTTCCTGTCCCTGAAATGGCTGCCAAGGCATATGACGTCGCCGCCTATTGTCTTAAAGGTTGTAAAGCGCAGCTTAATTTTCCTGACGGGGTAGATGACTTGCCCCGGCCATCGTCGTGCACGCCCAAGGATATTCAAGCAGCAGCAGCTAAGGCAGCACAGTCAATGATTGTAGAGGAAAAGAGCAGCTCCAGCACAACAAATAGCGACGGAGACGGCGAACGGGATATCGATGATTTTTGGAGTGAGATTGAATTGCCAGAATTAACGAATTGTGGGTTCAATTGGAGTTCTCTTGCATGGACGACTTTCGCCAGCGATTCCACGTGGCAGGATGGTGAGGCTCAACAGCAGTTCATGGCATGTCTGTAA